A genomic window from Neorickettsia sennetsu str. Miyayama includes:
- a CDS encoding MlaD family protein, giving the protein MDVRLFSGTLVLLVSALIFVFLSSNFSLLKRGGCYELNAIFDDALGLSIGSDVLLSGVKAGRITKLSIGESFRVHVRMCIDEGVRLPRDSVAVISAGNIFSTTKNINIDPGISSEILPPGGTFETTRSALDMEKILRSIIKLKLR; this is encoded by the coding sequence ATGGATGTGAGGCTTTTTTCTGGGACACTTGTTCTTTTAGTATCGGCTCTTATTTTTGTTTTTCTGAGTAGTAACTTCTCACTTCTAAAAAGAGGTGGTTGTTATGAATTAAACGCTATATTTGATGATGCGTTGGGTCTTTCAATCGGTAGCGATGTTTTGCTTTCTGGTGTGAAGGCTGGCAGAATTACGAAGTTATCCATAGGGGAGTCATTTAGAGTGCATGTAAGAATGTGTATTGATGAAGGGGTCCGCCTACCGCGCGACAGTGTAGCAGTGATTTCAGCAGGGAACATCTTTTCTACCACGAAGAACATTAACATAGACCCAGGCATCAGTAGTGAGATACTTCCACCAGGCGGAACGTTTGAGACTACGCGCTCCGCACTGGATATGGAAAAAATCCTTAGATCGATAATAAAGCTAAAGCTTAGATAG
- a CDS encoding NADH-ubiquinone oxidoreductase subunit NDUFA12 family protein, with product MFFQNTLVGVDNAGNRYYKRGSRRFVRYATSAYDSTNIAPEWHLWLHHAVDSVPDGSSYAEASRFCGLGETSPRAKVDALSYVAWRP from the coding sequence ATGTTTTTCCAGAACACGCTTGTTGGTGTTGATAATGCAGGGAATCGTTATTACAAGCGGGGCAGTCGCAGGTTTGTTCGTTATGCAACAAGTGCGTATGATTCAACTAATATCGCTCCTGAATGGCATCTTTGGCTTCACCACGCTGTTGATTCTGTTCCGGATGGTTCATCCTATGCTGAAGCATCGCGGTTTTGTGGGTTGGGTGAGACTTCTCCAAGGGCTAAAGTGGATGCTTTGTCTTATGTAGCGTGGAGGCCATAG
- a CDS encoding ribonuclease D has protein sequence MNKYYIYEGDVPADFAPSDAIAIDTESMGLVNRRDRLCLVQLSTGDGTAHLVRFNGTDYSAPRLKSLLVDPAVIKIFHFARFDIAILRHYLGVLTENCYCTKIASRLVRTYTDHHSLKELCLDLLGVRLNKGKQSSDWGSTSLTREQMSYAASDVLYLHAIKEALDVMLKREKRIELARACFQFLPYRAELDLLGWENQDIFSHKI, from the coding sequence GTGAATAAGTACTATATCTATGAGGGTGATGTGCCCGCTGACTTCGCTCCATCTGATGCAATTGCAATTGACACGGAGTCTATGGGGCTCGTAAATCGAAGAGATAGACTGTGTCTTGTTCAGCTGTCTACAGGTGACGGTACAGCCCATCTGGTGAGGTTCAATGGTACAGACTATTCTGCTCCACGGCTCAAGAGTTTGCTCGTTGACCCTGCGGTTATCAAGATTTTCCATTTTGCAAGGTTTGATATAGCAATTTTGCGCCACTACCTTGGTGTTTTAACAGAGAATTGTTACTGCACGAAAATAGCTTCCAGACTTGTTAGAACGTATACAGATCATCATAGTCTCAAGGAGCTTTGTTTAGATCTATTGGGTGTGAGGCTTAACAAGGGTAAGCAGAGTTCGGATTGGGGTTCAACCTCCTTGACACGGGAACAAATGAGCTATGCTGCTTCTGATGTGTTGTATTTACATGCAATAAAAGAAGCCTTGGATGTGATGTTAAAGAGAGAAAAAAGGATCGAGCTTGCGCGGGCCTGCTTCCAGTTCTTACCCTATAGAGCAGAACTAGATTTACTTGGGTGGGAGAATCAGGATATATTCAGCCATAAGATTTGA
- the recA gene encoding recombinase RecA: MNREDALKGVVVQIEKMFGKGSIMTFSQEPASVECISTGSIGLDSALGGGIPKGRIIEIFGPESSGKTTLTLHIIAEAQKNGGTCAFIDAEHALDPVYARRLGVKIEELLISQPDTGEQALEIVDSLIKSGAVDVIVVDSVAALTPKAEIEGEMGDLHVGLQARLLSQALRKITASVSRSNCVVVFINQIRMKIGVMFGSPETTTGGNALKFYSSVRIDIRKIGSIKDKEDVVGNQTRVKVVKNKVAPPFKQAEFDIIYTEGISKLGEIIEIGVRNKIIEKAGSYYSYGDVKLGQGKENVKQFLKENKELAAELERKVRDSMLLIAT; the protein is encoded by the coding sequence ATGAACAGGGAAGATGCGCTTAAGGGCGTTGTGGTTCAAATTGAAAAAATGTTTGGGAAAGGTTCCATAATGACCTTTAGTCAGGAGCCAGCTTCAGTGGAGTGCATTTCTACGGGTTCCATAGGATTGGATAGTGCTCTTGGTGGAGGTATACCAAAGGGGCGAATTATTGAGATATTTGGACCGGAAAGTTCTGGGAAGACGACACTTACGCTTCACATAATAGCTGAAGCGCAGAAAAACGGCGGGACGTGTGCGTTTATTGACGCTGAGCATGCTTTGGATCCTGTTTATGCAAGAAGGTTGGGTGTCAAAATTGAGGAGCTGTTAATTTCGCAGCCGGATACTGGGGAGCAGGCTTTGGAAATAGTAGATAGTCTTATTAAGTCTGGTGCAGTCGATGTGATAGTTGTCGATTCTGTTGCTGCTCTTACTCCGAAAGCAGAAATAGAAGGAGAAATGGGAGATCTACATGTTGGGCTTCAGGCTAGATTGCTTAGTCAGGCACTGCGAAAGATCACAGCTTCTGTATCCCGTAGTAACTGCGTTGTGGTCTTCATCAACCAGATCCGGATGAAGATCGGTGTCATGTTTGGTAGTCCTGAAACAACGACAGGGGGTAATGCATTGAAATTCTATTCGTCCGTTAGAATTGATATTCGCAAGATTGGTTCAATTAAGGATAAAGAAGATGTTGTGGGTAACCAGACACGGGTGAAGGTGGTTAAAAATAAGGTAGCGCCTCCGTTTAAGCAGGCTGAGTTTGATATCATTTACACTGAGGGCATTTCGAAGCTTGGTGAAATAATCGAGATTGGTGTGCGCAATAAGATAATAGAAAAGGCAGGTTCGTATTATTCATACGGGGATGTCAAGCTTGGTCAGGGTAAGGAAAATGTGAAGCAGTTCTTAAAAGAGAATAAAGAGTTAGCAGCGGAGTTAGAGAGGAAAGTGAGGGATTCCATGCTGCTTATTGCAACGTAG
- a CDS encoding sensor histidine kinase has protein sequence MIFHKYDLKPERYIRYVKLLLSVLALVGFYFSLTYNKDAITSHNTIRSIESSVIFSVAQNTIESFYSAVQNEISIVRFLVEGGIPLSSNSKHLSTLLQYGEFIGLGESGKITGYEFGPTQTEIFKDAPGELVTIENISLKNSSCLQHKNFDQSGGEVRRMVYYLPAGALLDKLKGALVRLEGKQNFSIVDKNYNEIYRPSHHIQDRSMKECRSIYSYFDNELYFCQYGSSHVTYGSVIARVISILLPLCVILWIFIFLKRLEFAFVGSKARASKGRETKNSSVLDQIATNSSHFISCITHELRTPLNVIIAFSEMIKDECLGSITNKKYVCYGEEIYKFGTSLLRTVDNIIDITKSNSMLMTPKKDYVSVQQIIAEAVRNCRTFALTKEISLCKSIDADLPEIFLDRDQVKKAISHILSNAIKFSDNGATVSIRACQNCEEGSISITIEDSGSGMKVINGVPQLENFLTKKAGGLGIGLLLSRNIIHLNDGSLEIYSQVGKGTKTTITFNQKQADEVKN, from the coding sequence ATGATCTTTCACAAATATGACCTCAAACCTGAAAGATACATTCGGTATGTTAAATTACTTCTTTCGGTTCTTGCACTGGTCGGCTTTTATTTTTCTTTGACCTACAATAAAGATGCCATCACAAGCCATAACACAATCCGTTCTATTGAGTCCTCTGTCATATTCAGTGTTGCACAGAACACAATAGAAAGTTTCTACTCGGCTGTACAGAACGAGATTTCCATTGTTCGTTTCCTCGTTGAGGGCGGAATACCTCTCAGCTCAAACAGCAAGCACTTAAGCACGCTCCTTCAATATGGTGAATTCATCGGGCTTGGTGAAAGTGGTAAGATAACTGGATATGAGTTCGGCCCAACACAGACAGAAATCTTTAAAGACGCGCCGGGTGAACTGGTTACAATCGAGAATATTTCCTTAAAAAACTCTTCGTGTCTTCAGCATAAAAATTTCGATCAATCAGGTGGCGAAGTACGTCGCATGGTATATTACCTTCCGGCTGGGGCTCTTCTAGATAAACTAAAAGGAGCTTTGGTTAGGCTTGAAGGAAAACAAAATTTCTCCATCGTAGACAAAAACTATAATGAGATATATCGACCGAGTCATCACATCCAAGATAGAAGTATGAAGGAATGCAGAAGTATTTATTCCTACTTCGATAACGAGCTATACTTTTGTCAATACGGATCGAGTCACGTAACATATGGCAGTGTCATTGCAAGGGTTATCAGTATTCTGCTGCCTTTGTGCGTTATTCTTTGGATATTTATCTTCCTGAAAAGGCTTGAGTTTGCATTCGTAGGTAGCAAGGCGCGTGCTTCAAAAGGGCGGGAAACCAAAAACTCTTCGGTTCTGGATCAAATAGCGACGAACTCAAGTCATTTTATTTCTTGCATCACACATGAATTACGCACACCTCTAAATGTGATAATTGCATTTTCAGAGATGATAAAAGATGAGTGCCTTGGAAGCATCACAAATAAAAAGTACGTGTGCTATGGAGAAGAAATTTATAAATTTGGGACGAGCCTACTCAGAACCGTTGATAACATAATAGATATAACGAAATCAAATAGCATGCTCATGACTCCAAAAAAGGATTATGTGAGTGTCCAGCAAATAATAGCAGAAGCCGTAAGAAATTGCAGAACCTTTGCATTAACAAAAGAAATATCTCTTTGCAAAAGTATTGATGCAGATCTTCCGGAAATTTTTTTAGACCGTGATCAAGTCAAAAAGGCAATTTCTCATATCTTAAGCAATGCAATTAAATTCAGCGACAATGGCGCAACTGTTTCAATAAGGGCGTGTCAAAATTGTGAGGAAGGAAGCATTTCTATCACAATTGAAGATTCAGGAAGCGGAATGAAAGTTATCAATGGTGTACCACAGTTAGAAAATTTCCTAACAAAGAAGGCAGGTGGGTTGGGAATAGGGCTGTTGTTGTCAAGGAATATCATTCATCTCAACGATGGTTCTCTTGAGATATACTCTCAAGTTGGAAAAGGAACGAAAACCACAATTACCTTCAACCAAAAGCAAGCAGATGAGGTAAAAAATTAG
- a CDS encoding succinate dehydrogenase iron-sulfur subunit, with product MAQFRLPENSRIVEGKVHNSPSSDARKLVVYRFSPGDDNPRRDIYYVNQKDCAPMILDALIKVKGEIDPTLTFRRSCREGVCGSCAMNIDGRNTLACTKRMDEIKGEIRIYPLPHMRVLKDLVTDLTVFFQHYRSIKPWLHSEKSNNGKEHLQMPEEREKLAGLHDCILCACCSTSCPSFWWNGDKYLGPAALLQAYRWLVDSRDSKKKERLEFLADSFRLYRCHTIMNCAQACPKGLNPAKAIAEIKKMIVLE from the coding sequence ATGGCGCAGTTTAGGCTACCTGAAAATTCACGTATCGTTGAGGGGAAAGTTCATAATTCTCCTTCTTCTGATGCAAGAAAGTTAGTCGTGTACAGATTCTCTCCTGGTGATGATAACCCGAGAAGAGATATCTATTACGTGAACCAGAAGGACTGTGCACCTATGATCTTAGATGCTCTCATCAAAGTGAAAGGTGAAATAGATCCTACTTTAACTTTCAGGCGCTCTTGTAGAGAGGGAGTTTGTGGCTCATGTGCCATGAATATCGATGGGCGTAACACGCTTGCATGTACAAAACGCATGGATGAAATTAAGGGTGAGATTCGAATTTATCCTCTTCCTCATATGAGAGTGTTAAAGGATTTGGTTACCGACCTTACCGTGTTTTTTCAGCATTATCGTTCTATAAAGCCTTGGTTACACTCCGAAAAAAGTAATAATGGAAAAGAACACCTCCAGATGCCTGAGGAAAGAGAAAAACTCGCTGGGCTGCATGACTGCATTTTATGTGCCTGCTGTTCGACGAGTTGTCCAAGTTTTTGGTGGAATGGAGATAAGTATCTTGGTCCTGCTGCGTTGCTACAAGCCTATCGTTGGTTGGTTGATAGCAGAGATTCAAAAAAGAAGGAGAGGCTTGAGTTTTTAGCGGATTCATTTAGGTTATATCGTTGTCATACAATCATGAATTGTGCACAGGCGTGTCCTAAAGGTCTGAATCCGGCCAAAGCAATTGCTGAAATAAAGAAAATGATCGTTTTGGAGTGA